CAGGCGCTGCAGTCGACCGACAGCGCTGCCGTCGATGACGTCGTCACCGATGCGCACGACGACGCCGGCCAGCAGGGTCGGGTCGACCTGCACGTGGATCGTGACCGGCTTGTCGTAGATGCGCTGCAGCGATGCGGCGAGATGGTCTCGCTGCTGCTGCGTGAGGGCCGTCGCCGAACGAACGTGCGCGACGATCTGCTTGCGCAGCGACGCCGCCAGATCGGACAACTGGTCGAAGGCGACGCCGACATCACCGTGCGAGCGGCCGACCGCCTGCTCGGCCAACTGCATGGTGACGTCTTCGACCTTGCCGGTGAGCAACCGCACCAGTAGATCCCGCTTCGCCGCTGCCGGCTTGCCGTGATCGGTGAGCGCCTGCTCCAGATTCGGATTGTCCTCGACGGTGCGACCCAACCGGAACAGTTCGTCCTCGACGGCGTCGATACGTCCGCGATCGGCCGCGGAGCGCAACAACGCCTCCTGCCCGAGCAGCACGAGGGTGTCGACCAGATCCCGGGTACGGGACCAGTCCTGCGCGACGGCAGTGGTCAGCACGGCCTGAGTGGCCGCGCTGATCTTGCCGCCGAACACACGCTCGGCCAGTTCGGCGCGCACCGAACTCGACACCGACTTATCCGCGAGCGCCACACGCAGCGAACGCTGGTCGTCGAGCACGGCGACTACGGCGAACAGTTCGGAGCCCGTCGTGGCGGCGACGGAGTCACTCCCGGTGAGTGCGGCCGAAAGAGCTTCCCTCGCACGGGAACTCGCCTCGCGGCTCGCTGCGTACATGCTTCCCACTTTCACTGGTTCGAATTCCGGGGCCCGGTGTGATCGTGCCGGTGACTTGCGTCACCGAACAAGACCTCTCAGGCGCAGGTTACCTTCCGACCCCGATGCTGGCCTTCTCATCCAGCTCGGTCAGGAACCGGTCGATGGACGCAGCCTGCTTGGCTTCGTCCGCCACGGACTGCCCGATGATCTTCTCGGCCAGGTCGACCGCGGTGCGGCCGAGCTCGGACCGAAGCTCGGTCACGATCTGCTGACGCTGCGCGTCCAGCTGAGCGTGGCCTGCGGTGACGATGCGATCGGCCTCGGCCTGCGCCTCCGACCGCAGCTGGGCGAGGATCTGCTGGCCCTGGGTGCGCGCTTCCTCACGGATGCGTGCCGCCTCGAGCCGGGCCTCCGCCAGCTGCTGCTGGTACTGCTGCAGGGTTTCCTGAGCCTCGGCCTGCGCGACCTCGGCCTTGGCCATGCCGCCTTCGATCTTCTCCGAGCGCTCGTCGAGCACCTTCGTCAACCGGGGAACGACGTACTTGTAGAACAGGACCCCGATGACGACAACGCACACCACCGACCAGACGATGTCGTATGGCTCCGGAATCAGAGGGTTCTTGTCCTCTGCATTCTCGGCGAGCAAGTACATGCTGTTCATCGGAATCAGAAAATGAAGCCGGCGACGAGACCGATCAGAGCCAGGGCCTCGGTGAACGCGATACCCAGGAACATGTTGGTCCGGATGGTGCCCTGCAGCTCGGGCTGACGGGCGATGCCCTCGATCGCCTTACCGACGACGATGCCGACGCCGACACCCGGGCCGATGGCGGCCAGACCGTAACCGATAGCGCCGTAGCCCTTGACCCGATCCGAGGTCTGGGCGAGTTCGGCGGCCACGTAGGAGAGGCTCATGAGATTTCTTTCCCTTTCTGTTGCCCACCCACCCGGCGGCGTGTGGGGCAGTTCTTGTGCGGTCGAGCGGTCAGTGCGAGTCGGCGTGTTCGGCGAGGCTGATGTACACAGCCGTCAACAGCGCGAACACATAGGCCTGCAGGAAGATCACCAGAAGTTCGAACAGTGTGAATCCGAGTCCCGCGAGCAAGGAGAACGGCGAGAAGACCTTCATCCACGAAGCGGCGT
The genomic region above belongs to Nocardia spumae and contains:
- a CDS encoding F0F1 ATP synthase subunit B — its product is MNSMYLLAENAEDKNPLIPEPYDIVWSVVCVVVIGVLFYKYVVPRLTKVLDERSEKIEGGMAKAEVAQAEAQETLQQYQQQLAEARLEAARIREEARTQGQQILAQLRSEAQAEADRIVTAGHAQLDAQRQQIVTELRSELGRTAVDLAEKIIGQSVADEAKQAASIDRFLTELDEKASIGVGR
- a CDS encoding F0F1 ATP synthase subunit delta — translated: MYAASREASSRAREALSAALTGSDSVAATTGSELFAVVAVLDDQRSLRVALADKSVSSSVRAELAERVFGGKISAATQAVLTTAVAQDWSRTRDLVDTLVLLGQEALLRSAADRGRIDAVEDELFRLGRTVEDNPNLEQALTDHGKPAAAKRDLLVRLLTGKVEDVTMQLAEQAVGRSHGDVGVAFDQLSDLAASLRKQIVAHVRSATALTQQQRDHLAASLQRIYDKPVTIHVQVDPTLLAGVVVRIGDDVIDGSAVGRLQRLRQALA
- a CDS encoding ATP synthase F0 subunit C, whose amino-acid sequence is MSLSYVAAELAQTSDRVKGYGAIGYGLAAIGPGVGVGIVVGKAIEGIARQPELQGTIRTNMFLGIAFTEALALIGLVAGFIF